From Candidatus Eisenbacteria bacterium, one genomic window encodes:
- a CDS encoding GNAT family N-acetyltransferase, with translation MASTPAGKGPIRVRRIAERDREAVKRILFRRWGPPGVVSRGRLHAAHEHAGFLAEEGARIVGLVTYETRRGRCEVVSLDALRRGGGIGTRLLAAVERRARSLDCREVWLITTNDNLRALRFYQRRGYEIRAVHSGSLEASRRIKPSISRMGMHGIPLRDEIELRKSL, from the coding sequence ATGGCATCGACTCCGGCGGGAAAGGGTCCGATCCGCGTGCGCCGGATCGCGGAGAGGGATCGCGAGGCCGTCAAGCGGATCCTCTTCCGCCGCTGGGGCCCCCCTGGAGTGGTGAGCAGGGGACGGCTCCACGCCGCGCACGAGCATGCCGGCTTCCTGGCCGAGGAGGGCGCGAGAATCGTCGGCCTCGTGACGTACGAGACGAGGCGGGGCAGGTGCGAGGTCGTGTCGCTGGATGCGCTTCGCCGGGGGGGAGGAATCGGCACGAGGCTTCTGGCCGCGGTCGAGAGACGCGCGCGTTCCCTCGATTGCCGTGAGGTCTGGCTCATCACGACGAACGACAACCTGCGGGCCCTCCGCTTCTATCAGCGTCGGGGCTACGAGATCCGGGCGGTCCACTCGGGATCGCTCGAAGCATCCCGGCGGATCAAGCCATCCATCTCGCGCATGGGCATGCATGGAATCCCGCTTCGCGATGAGATCGAGCTTCGCAAGTCCCTCTAG
- a CDS encoding ADP-ribosylglycohydrolase family protein, producing MDGPFETIWLIRELLSSRLAADESPGDAATWIDLDAALGEAGATLSPGETALPPRLVGQLHRWRLAGIRPLLATCTVDPEMPRSQARAALLEIDALTGGGLDGIRALFGLGKRTRDASSSPLPATQTPAMAAEAEAAEAIAAEAIAAEAIAAEAKRPRRAERLRRVRGALLGLAAGDCLGAPVENWTAEKIARIHGPFRDFVSGRGWGPGHPTRETTLALMWFGEIAEGRTVHAAADRNRLGAALAGWVAARPRDFGHLTRGILRSYGTAAPVPSALSAWERARRTPEFNGALSRAAAIGAALHEDRDLCLASACAASAMTHPAPVCLAAAIALAEGVAAAVRDESPLEAAIRITWEQRVSMALDEVAGGWSPGGAEWSSHDRGHVLNTLRVAFWAAHQRRPMEDLLLEIVHHGGDADTHAAAAGALLGARDGPEALPERWIAALRIKPVVESLIEKVGRG from the coding sequence ATGGACGGCCCGTTCGAGACGATCTGGCTCATCCGGGAGCTTCTGTCTTCGCGCCTTGCCGCGGACGAGAGTCCCGGCGACGCGGCGACCTGGATCGATCTGGACGCGGCCCTCGGAGAGGCAGGGGCGACGCTCTCGCCAGGGGAGACGGCGCTGCCGCCGCGGCTCGTGGGACAACTCCATCGCTGGCGGCTGGCCGGCATCCGCCCGCTGCTCGCGACCTGCACGGTCGATCCGGAAATGCCCCGGTCTCAGGCGCGCGCGGCCCTCCTGGAGATCGACGCGCTCACGGGGGGGGGACTCGACGGAATCCGCGCCCTCTTCGGGCTCGGGAAGCGAACGCGCGATGCCTCATCGAGTCCGCTGCCGGCAACTCAGACGCCTGCGATGGCAGCGGAGGCGGAAGCGGCGGAGGCGATAGCGGCGGAGGCGATTGCAGCGGAGGCGATAGCAGCGGAGGCGAAGCGACCGCGACGCGCGGAGCGGCTCCGGCGCGTCAGGGGCGCTCTTCTGGGTCTCGCCGCCGGGGATTGCCTCGGGGCTCCGGTCGAGAACTGGACGGCCGAGAAGATCGCGCGGATTCATGGTCCATTCCGGGACTTCGTCAGCGGCCGCGGGTGGGGTCCCGGGCATCCGACCCGCGAGACGACGCTCGCCCTCATGTGGTTCGGCGAGATCGCTGAGGGGCGAACGGTGCACGCCGCCGCCGATCGGAACCGGCTCGGGGCCGCGCTGGCCGGATGGGTCGCCGCAAGGCCCCGGGACTTCGGGCATCTGACCCGCGGGATCCTGAGATCGTACGGTACGGCCGCGCCCGTGCCCTCGGCGCTCTCGGCCTGGGAGAGGGCGCGACGGACGCCGGAGTTCAACGGCGCCCTCTCTCGCGCCGCCGCCATCGGGGCCGCCCTCCACGAGGATCGGGATCTCTGCCTGGCCTCCGCATGCGCCGCCTCTGCAATGACTCACCCGGCGCCCGTCTGTCTCGCCGCCGCCATCGCCCTCGCCGAGGGTGTCGCCGCGGCCGTCCGGGACGAGAGTCCCCTCGAGGCGGCGATCAGGATCACGTGGGAACAGCGCGTCAGCATGGCGCTCGATGAGGTCGCTGGCGGCTGGTCGCCGGGAGGAGCGGAGTGGAGCAGCCATGATCGCGGCCATGTCCTCAACACGCTGCGCGTGGCCTTCTGGGCCGCTCATCAAAGGCGGCCGATGGAGGACCTTCTCTTGGAAATCGTTCACCATGGAGGAGACGCCGACACGCACGCGGCGGCCGCAGGCGCGCTGCTCGGCGCGCGGGATGGCCCCGAAGCTCTTCCCGAGAGATGGATCGCAGCGCTGAGAATCAAGCCGGTGGTCGAGTCGCTGATCGAGAAGGTCGGCCGGGGCTGA
- a CDS encoding radical SAM protein, translating to MYGMKMLDRSLSLFPDLEPPRDARPSGDAGGRGRGRRASHGRTQYRPLDCRSVLNENRSARLPFRWSINPYRGCEFGCTYCFARSTHRYLGHDDPASFERRIYVKYQAPEVLLATIASTARRGGTIAIGTVTDPYQPAEARFGITRRMLDLLARCPGLSLTITTRSCLIWRDLSLLGRIALQSRLRIQISMITLNPRLSRILEPRAPSPQQRLDTIRALSEGGLDVGLGVMPILPGITDSPDEMATLLRAAKKAGARSACCDTLRLSSSSWASFGPVVRSHFPWLAKDYTRLLEGKSARDDRHIRLPIMELDGHKAL from the coding sequence ATGTATGGCATGAAGATGCTGGATCGGTCCCTGTCGCTCTTCCCGGATCTCGAGCCCCCCCGAGACGCGCGGCCCTCTGGCGATGCGGGAGGGAGGGGGCGAGGCCGGAGGGCGAGCCACGGCAGGACGCAGTATCGGCCGCTCGATTGCCGGAGCGTCCTCAATGAGAACAGGAGCGCGCGCCTGCCCTTCCGCTGGTCGATCAATCCCTACAGAGGCTGTGAGTTCGGCTGCACCTACTGCTTCGCCCGTTCCACCCATCGCTACCTCGGCCACGATGACCCCGCCTCCTTCGAACGGAGGATCTACGTCAAGTACCAGGCGCCCGAGGTCCTTCTCGCGACCATCGCCTCGACGGCCAGGCGCGGTGGGACGATCGCCATCGGCACCGTCACGGATCCGTATCAGCCGGCGGAGGCCCGATTCGGGATCACCCGCCGCATGCTCGATCTCCTCGCTCGTTGCCCCGGTCTTTCTCTCACGATCACGACGAGATCCTGCCTGATCTGGAGGGACCTATCCCTCCTGGGACGGATCGCGCTGCAGAGCCGCTTGCGGATCCAGATCAGCATGATCACGCTGAATCCCAGGCTGTCCCGAATCCTGGAACCCCGCGCGCCGAGCCCCCAGCAGAGACTCGACACCATTCGCGCGTTGAGCGAGGGAGGCCTGGATGTCGGGCTCGGCGTCATGCCGATCCTGCCGGGGATCACCGACTCGCCCGACGAGATGGCGACGCTCCTGCGTGCCGCCAAGAAAGCCGGGGCCCGATCGGCATGCTGCGACACCTTGAGGCTCAGCTCATCGTCCTGGGCCTCATTCGGGCCGGTCGTCCGATCGCACTTCCCCTGGCTGGCGAAGGACTACACGAGACTCCTCGAGGGGAAGTCGGCCCGTGATGATAGACATATTCGATTGCCCATCATGGAGTTAGATGGCCATAAGGCCCTCTAG
- a CDS encoding TIGR00266 family protein — translation MRVDVRYQPSYSLAIVGLEAEEAVQAEGGAMVSMTANIEIQTGMKGGVFGALKRSVLGGESLFFNTFVSRGGAGEITMAPALPGDISSIDLKGETLYLQSGSYLASPPTVNVDPTWGGARSFFGSEGLFLLKVTGQGTTVFSSYGAIHAVQLDGQPYVVDTGHVVAFGGGLDFNVRRVGGWKSTILSGEGLVCEFRGSGTLYLQTRSTQSFLQWLIPRLPQGGASGGGRGGRLLGGMLGGQ, via the coding sequence ATGAGGGTCGATGTCCGCTACCAGCCGTCCTACAGCTTGGCCATCGTCGGTCTGGAGGCCGAGGAGGCCGTGCAGGCCGAGGGTGGGGCGATGGTCAGCATGACTGCCAACATCGAGATCCAGACCGGGATGAAGGGTGGGGTCTTCGGGGCGCTGAAACGTTCCGTGCTCGGCGGCGAGTCGCTCTTCTTCAACACCTTCGTGTCGCGGGGCGGCGCGGGCGAGATCACGATGGCTCCCGCGTTGCCGGGCGACATCAGCTCGATCGATCTCAAGGGGGAGACGCTCTATCTGCAGTCCGGATCCTATCTGGCCTCGCCCCCGACTGTGAACGTGGACCCGACCTGGGGAGGCGCCAGGAGCTTCTTCGGCAGCGAGGGGCTCTTCCTGCTGAAGGTGACGGGTCAGGGGACGACGGTCTTCTCGAGCTACGGGGCGATCCACGCGGTTCAGCTGGATGGGCAGCCCTACGTCGTGGACACCGGGCACGTAGTCGCCTTCGGAGGGGGGCTCGACTTCAATGTCCGCCGGGTCGGCGGGTGGAAGTCGACCATCCTCTCAGGCGAGGGCCTGGTCTGCGAGTTCCGGGGGAGCGGGACTCTCTACCTGCAGACGCGCAGCACGCAGTCGTTCCTCCAGTGGCTGATCCCGAGGTTGCCCCAGGGGGGCGCTTCGGGTGGAGGGCGGGGGGGACGGCTTCTCGGCGGAATGCTCGGGGGGCAGTGA